In Thiovulum sp. ES, one genomic interval encodes:
- a CDS encoding phosphoribosylformylglycinamidine synthase II (PFAM: AIR synthase related protein, N-terminal domain; AIR synthase related protein, C-terminal domain~TIGRFAM: phosphoribosylformylglycinamidine synthase II), with amino-acid sequence MENLEEVLKKHKLSQNDYSEILRILGREPNYLEIGIFSAMWSEHCSYKSSRKYLSGFPTEADWVIQGPGENAGVIDIGDGMAAVFKMESHNHPSYIEPYQGAATGVGGIMRDVFTMGARPVASLNSLRFGDVKRDDEVGRYQRYLVKGVVGGISGYGNSMGVPTIGGETSFDDCYNGNILVNAFNLGTVKSDEIFYGRAEGIGNPVVYVGSKTGRDGLGGAVMSSDSFSEETKSLRPTVQVGDPFTEKLLLEACLEAFQTDHIVGIQDMGAAGLTSSSFEMADRSGSGMKMDLSKVPAREEGMQPYEFMLSESQERMLICAKAGHEDELLEIFHKWELDAVVIGEVTDTGRMELFWEDERVADIPVAPISSECPLADRPIAKPKYLETVSETSEIGKISNGEAFKKLFSSVEVVEKSWIYEQYDSMVQTNTVKKGGDLDASVVRVKENGKALAMSSDCNPRYCYIDPKGGSASAVMESGRNVAMTGARPKAITDCLNFGNPENPEVMWQFAESTYGIKEACKELSTPVVSGNVSLYNETDGNSVFPTPSIAMVGVNESQEKILPSVWQKEGNSLFLVGKTESEFGGSLYLKEIYDEVAGELPKIDYKKELALWELVIRGNENGLLASAKDLNVGGLAIALGKLSAKSGFGISVKTEFGTDIFSESFSRAIVEVKSGKESDFVNLSKELNLEISEIGKVGNSDKFELDEISLELSELKDIYFNSFKKIVEKES; translated from the coding sequence TTGGAAAACTTAGAAGAAGTATTAAAAAAACACAAATTGAGTCAAAACGACTATTCAGAGATTTTGAGAATTCTTGGACGAGAGCCAAATTATCTTGAGATTGGAATTTTCTCAGCAATGTGGAGTGAGCATTGTTCATATAAATCTTCCCGAAAATATCTTTCTGGATTTCCAACAGAAGCAGATTGGGTGATTCAAGGTCCAGGTGAAAATGCTGGAGTTATTGATATTGGTGATGGAATGGCAGCTGTTTTCAAGATGGAGTCTCACAATCACCCAAGTTATATTGAACCTTACCAAGGAGCTGCAACAGGAGTCGGTGGAATTATGAGAGATGTTTTCACAATGGGTGCAAGACCCGTTGCAAGTTTAAATTCTCTTAGATTTGGAGATGTGAAAAGGGACGATGAGGTCGGACGATACCAAAGATACCTTGTAAAAGGAGTTGTTGGTGGAATTTCTGGCTATGGAAACTCTATGGGAGTCCCAACAATTGGGGGTGAAACTTCTTTTGATGACTGCTACAACGGAAATATTCTTGTAAATGCTTTCAACTTGGGAACAGTAAAAAGTGATGAAATTTTCTACGGTCGAGCCGAAGGAATTGGAAATCCAGTTGTTTATGTTGGTTCAAAAACTGGACGAGATGGACTTGGTGGAGCAGTTATGAGTTCTGATAGTTTTTCGGAAGAGACAAAATCTCTCCGACCGACTGTTCAAGTTGGAGACCCTTTTACAGAAAAACTACTTTTAGAAGCTTGTCTCGAAGCATTTCAAACGGATCATATAGTTGGAATTCAGGATATGGGAGCAGCAGGACTGACCTCATCGTCATTTGAGATGGCTGACCGTTCTGGTAGTGGAATGAAAATGGACTTGTCAAAAGTTCCTGCACGAGAAGAGGGAATGCAACCATACGAATTTATGCTTTCAGAGTCTCAAGAACGAATGCTAATTTGTGCAAAAGCGGGACACGAAGACGAACTTCTTGAGATTTTCCACAAATGGGAACTTGATGCCGTTGTCATTGGTGAAGTTACAGATACTGGTCGAATGGAACTTTTTTGGGAAGATGAGAGAGTTGCAGATATTCCTGTTGCTCCAATCTCTAGCGAATGTCCTCTTGCGGATCGACCAATTGCAAAACCAAAATATTTAGAAACAGTTTCAGAAACTTCGGAAATTGGAAAAATCTCAAATGGTGAAGCTTTCAAAAAACTATTTTCGTCGGTAGAAGTTGTTGAAAAATCTTGGATTTATGAGCAATACGATTCAATGGTTCAGACAAACACGGTTAAAAAAGGTGGCGATTTAGATGCTTCTGTTGTTCGGGTGAAAGAGAACGGAAAAGCTCTAGCTATGAGTTCAGATTGTAATCCGAGATATTGCTACATCGATCCAAAAGGTGGAAGTGCTTCAGCCGTTATGGAGAGTGGGCGAAATGTGGCAATGACTGGTGCTAGACCAAAAGCGATTACAGATTGTTTGAATTTTGGAAATCCTGAAAACCCTGAAGTAATGTGGCAATTTGCGGAATCAACTTATGGAATTAAAGAGGCATGTAAAGAACTTTCGACACCAGTTGTTAGCGGAAATGTTTCACTTTACAATGAGACTGATGGAAATTCTGTTTTTCCAACTCCGTCAATTGCTATGGTTGGTGTGAATGAGAGTCAAGAAAAAATTCTTCCATCAGTTTGGCAAAAAGAGGGCAACTCACTTTTCTTAGTTGGTAAAACGGAATCTGAATTTGGTGGTAGCCTCTATCTGAAAGAAATCTACGATGAGGTCGCTGGAGAACTTCCAAAAATCGACTACAAAAAAGAGTTGGCACTTTGGGAACTTGTTATTCGTGGAAATGAAAACGGGCTTTTAGCTTCTGCCAAAGATTTAAATGTTGGTGGTTTAGCAATTGCACTTGGAAAACTTTCAGCAAAAAGTGGCTTTGGAATTTCGGTAAAAACGGAATTTGGAACTGATATTTTCTCAGAAAGCTTTTCTCGAGCAATTGTTGAAGTGAAATCTGGAAAAGAGAGTGATTTTGTAAATCTCTCAAAAGAACTCAATTTAGAAATTAGTGAAATTGGAAAAGTTGGAAACTCTGATAAATTTGAACTTGATGAAATCTCACTTGAACTTTCTGAACTCAAAGATATTTATTTTAACTCTTTCAAAAAAATTGTAGAAAAAGAGTCTTAA
- a CDS encoding glutamine amidotransferase of anthranilate synthase or aminodeoxychorismate synthase (PFAM: Glutamine amidotransferase class-I~TIGRFAM: glutamine amidotransferase of anthranilate synthase or aminodeoxychorismate synthase; GMP synthase (glutamine-hydrolyzing), N-terminal domain or A subunit), which produces MILMIDNYDSFTYNIVQYCNELGADLKVVRNDEVSVEQIREMNPEKIIISPGPASPNEAGISLDVVDKLGKAEIPILGICLGHQTIAQVFGGEIVEAKNMMHGKTSQIQLFGENEIFNGIPKEFRATRYHSLVVNRDNLSEDIEPLAWSADDKELMAMKVKNLPIYGIQFHPESIMSEFGHEMLDNFLKLKN; this is translated from the coding sequence ATGATTTTAATGATTGATAATTATGATAGCTTTACATATAATATTGTGCAATATTGCAATGAACTAGGAGCAGATTTAAAAGTTGTTCGGAATGATGAAGTCTCGGTTGAGCAAATTCGAGAGATGAATCCAGAAAAAATTATTATTTCTCCTGGACCAGCTTCGCCAAATGAGGCTGGAATTAGTTTAGATGTTGTTGATAAATTGGGAAAAGCGGAGATCCCAATTCTTGGAATTTGTCTTGGACATCAAACAATTGCACAAGTTTTTGGTGGAGAAATTGTTGAAGCGAAAAATATGATGCATGGAAAAACATCACAGATTCAGCTATTTGGAGAGAATGAAATTTTCAATGGAATTCCAAAAGAGTTTCGAGCTACTCGATACCATTCACTTGTTGTCAATAGAGATAATTTATCAGAAGATATTGAGCCTCTTGCTTGGAGTGCAGATGACAAAGAATTAATGGCAATGAAAGTGAAAAATTTACCAATTTACGGAATTCAATTTCATCCAGAATCAATTATGAGTGAATTTGGACACGAAATGCTTGACAACTTTTTAAAATTAAAAAATTAA